Proteins co-encoded in one Clarias gariepinus isolate MV-2021 ecotype Netherlands chromosome 13, CGAR_prim_01v2, whole genome shotgun sequence genomic window:
- the LOC128536176 gene encoding G-protein coupled receptor 135, whose amino-acid sequence MDVRGSDMTTAADNVSTSALIWETGMASSLSPQITAVNSTSGATPLEVSEGSSVLWGIAVAAQALLLLAIFLLSSLGNSAVVIVIIKHRQLRTVTNAFIMSLSLSDFLTAVLCLPFSFIMLFSKDGVWMFGERFCIANGFFNTCFGIISTLTMTLISFDRYYAIVRQPQEKIGRKKAIQLLVAVWLSAVIFSFPWYLLIRTSEHLVIHKRGFYHCMYVFHSGTSRMGTVYSVSLIVVCYLLPFALMCFCHYNICKTVRLSEIRVRPVTTYAHLLRFYSEMRTATTVLIMIVFIIFCWGPYCLMGIVTAIGNYAFNPAMDAVAVCMAWANGAINPLIYAMRNPNISMLLGRSREEGYRTRNVAAYLSAQTRTRSRTASRSHAIRERYITGTRAGGNSRVSSSSPANGGEVAMWACKNPAVFFCTDAQLDTATEIGHEPKRHTANTSL is encoded by the coding sequence ATGGATGTGAGAGGCAGCGACATGACCACAGCGGCAGACAACGTGTCAACTTCGGCCCTGATCTGGGAAACAGGGATGGCGAGTTCTCTGTCTCCTCAGATCACAGCTGTAAACAGCACATCTGGAGCGACGCCGCTGGAGGTCTCAGAGGGAAGCTCGGTGCTGTGGGGCATAGCCGTGGCTGCTCAGGCTCTCCTCCTCCTGGCCATCTTCCTGCTCTCCAGCTTGGGAAACTCAGCTGTGGTGATCGTGATCATCAAACACCGTCAGCTCAGGACAGTCACCAACGCGTTCATCATGTCCCTCTCGCTGTCGGACTTCCTTACGGCCGTGCTCTGCCTGCCTTTCTCCTTCATCATGCTCTTCAGTAAGGATGGTGTGTGGATGTTTGGTGAGCGCTTCTGCATTGCCAACGGGTTCTTTAACACCTGCTTTGGGATCATTTCCACTCTCACCATGACGCTCATCTCCTTCGATCGGTATTACGCTATTGTCAGGCAACCGCAGGAGAAGATTGGAAGGAAGAAGGCCATCCAGCTGCTGGTGGCTGTCTGGCTGTCAGCTGTGATTTTCTCTTTCCCGTGGTATCTCCTCATACGGACATCAGAACACCTGGTCATTCACAAACGTGGATTTTACCACTGCATGTACGTTTTCCACTCGGGGACGTCCCGCATGGGGACGGTGTACAGTGTGTCCCTCATCGTCGTGTGCTACCTCCTTCCATTTGCGCTTATGTGTTTCTGCCACTATAACATCTGCAAAACAGTGCGTCTCTCCGAGATCCGGGTGCGACCGGTCACCACGTACGCACACTTGCTCCGCTTCTACAGCGAGATGAGGACGGCTACGACCGTACTCATCATGATCGTCTTCATCATTTTCTGCTGGGGTCCGTACTGCCTGATGGGGATCGTCACTGCAATCGGAAACTACGCCTTTAATCCGGCCATGGACGCCGTAGCCGTGTGTATGGCCTGGGCCAATGGTGCCATCAACCCACTCATTTATGCCATGAGAAACCCCAACATCTCCATGCTGCTGGGGCGCAGCCGTGAGGAAGGATACAGGACTAGAAACGTCGCTGCTTATCTGTCTGCGCAGACTCGAACACGCAGTCGAACTGCGTCACGGTCGCACGCAATACGAGAGCGCTACATAACAGGAACACGTGCTGGAGGAAACAGTAGAGTGTCGTCTTCAAGCCCAGCTAACGGTGGAGAAGTAGCAATGTGGGCATGCAAGAACCCTGCTGTGTTTTTCTGCACGGACGCACAACTTGACACAGCCACCGAGATCGGACACGAACCAAAACGCCACACGGCGAATACCAGTCTCTGA
- the jkamp gene encoding JNK1/MAPK8-associated membrane protein has protein sequence MAVAMTSTCPGLYCGKSFINGTIGECGVCPRGERANLEKICQKCTGSPELYDWLYLGFMAMLPLVLHWFFIEWYSGKKSSSAVLQHVTALCECSVAAIITLLLNEPVGELTIRSCRVEMLSDWYTMLYNPSPDYITTLHCTQEAVFPLYTMVLIYYAFCLVLMMLLRPLLVKKIACGLGKTDRFKSIYAALYFFPILTVLQAVGGGLLYYAFPYIILVLSLVTLAVYMSASEIQSFKNLVAKKKRLVVLFSHWLLHAYGIISISRLDKLGQDLPLLALVPGPALFYLLTARFTEPNRILSEGGNGH, from the exons ATGG CTGTGGCGATGACTTCAACCTGCCCGGGCCTTTACTGTGGAAAAAGCTTCATTAACGGGACAATTGGAGAATGTGGG GTGTGTCCCCGAGGTGAGAGAGCAAACCTGGAGAAGATCTGTCAGAAGTGTACAGGTTCTCCAGAGCTCTATGACTGGCTCTACCTGGGCTTTATGGCCATGTTGCCGCTGGTCCTGCACTGGTTCTTCATCGAGTGGTACTCTGGCAAGAAAAG TTCGAGTGCAGTGCTGCAGCATGTGACGGCATTGTGCGAGTGCAGCGTGGCGGCGATCATCACTCTGCTGCTGAATGAGCCGGTGGGTGAGCTCACCATCCGCTCCTGCAGGGTGGAGATGCTCTCTGACTGGTACACCATGTTGTACAACCCGAGTCCAGACTACATCACCACACTGCACTGCACCCAGGAGGCTGTCTTCCctct CTACACCATGGTGCTGATCTACTACGCCTTCTGCCTGGTGTTAATGATGCTGCTTCGACCATTGCTGGTGAAGAAGATCGCGTGCGGTTTGGGGAAGACCGATCGGTTTAAAAGCATCTATGCCGCACTGTACTTTTTTCCCATCCTCACCGTGCTGCAGGCAGTTGGAGGAGGACTTCTTT ATTATGCATTTCCCTACATAATTCTGGTCCTGTCATTGGTCACGCTGGCTGTGTACATGTCTGCTTCGGAGATCCag TCCTTTAAGAACCTTGTGGCTAAAAAGAAGCGCCTGGTGGTGCTGTTCAGCCATTGGCTCCTTCATGCTTATGGCATCATCTCCATCTCCCGATTGGATAAACTCGGGCAGGATCTGCCGCTCTTGGCCCTTGTGCCTGGACCcgcacttttttatttactcacaGCCCGCTTCACCGAACCCAATCGCATTTTATCAGAAGGAGGAAACGGACACTAA
- the LOC128535382 gene encoding coiled-coil domain-containing protein 150-like, translating to MEADSVTRAQLEQEKELKDQESVLSKVEALFEVEHSRNQALKQQTTELKARKSHLELSMRDVKERTAAMLRTKEDLKKELQTLREDHMELLSTQAEQIRAIERSVYENGLMLEQVNMENSRLRLCIEQMKEDIINARKEKETHTQEMSWMKEEVQSIYIRLVDAWITDKLATEESAETDQKFLEAMQMFMLQVQDQERHLGDINSRLEAKLKAMSTVLELDKPQQKLL from the exons ATGGAGGCGGACTCAGTTACTCGAGCTCAGCTAGAACAAGAAAAAGAGCTGAAAGATCAGGAGTCCGTGCTGTCAAAAGTCGAGGCTCTGTTTGAGGTTGAGCATTCCCGAAATCAAGCCCTTAAACAACAAACAACTG AGCTCAAGGCCAGAAAATCTCACCTGGAGCTTTCTATGCGGGATGTGAAAGAGAGAACAGCAGCAATGCTCCGGACGAAG GAAGATCTGAAGAAGGAGCTGCAGACTTTACGAGAGGACCACATGGAGCTCCTGAGCACTCAGGCTGAGCAGATCCGCGCCATCGAGAGGAGCGTTTATGAGAACGGACTGATGCTGGAGCAAGTGAACATGGAAAACAGTCGTCTGCGTCTG TGTATTGAACAAATGAAGGAGGACATCATTAATGCAAGGAAAGAGAAGGAGACGCACACACAGGAAATGAGCTGGATGAAAGAGGAAGTGCAGTCCATCTACA TAAGATTGGTGGATGCCTGGATTACAGATAAACTGGCTACAGAG GAATCTGCAGAAACAGACCAGAAGTTCTTGGAAGCGATGCAGATGTTTATGCTACAGGTCCAGGATCAGGAGCGGCATCTTGGAGACATTAACAGCAGGCTGGAGGCAAAGTTAAAGGCCATGAGCACGGTGCTAGAATTGGATAAACCTCAACAGAAGCTGCTGTAA